In Thalassophryne amazonica chromosome 14, fThaAma1.1, whole genome shotgun sequence, one DNA window encodes the following:
- the lacc1 gene encoding laccase domain-containing protein 1 — MTTVLLDLVHACCPAYTGSVLPDFEPDSRVFLLCGSRDSNSHLDRTWSGTWTGTVTVLGFESVAECLYRFKQTLDELDLSCVRVLTSPAGHDVIQLYRDQLFTAVYTFHYTVTSHLTCPRGAGSSHSGACLQDVHGDVSTFLQQLPAWTGEVRVLRSTLIPDCFGHGFSTRTGGVSYIPSLSSLNLFSSSRRRDPVAVVQENRRRLAHHAGFHPRPLRMVKVNHASDVWVMSKAEPESYDSIVTNQTGVVITAPGADCMPLLFADPVSKVIGAAHAGWKGTLMGVAMATVDAMVREYGCRVSDILVAVGPSVGACCFTLEQEEALKFSCIHPDCVPDPQSAKPHVNIRLATRLLLQRGGVQPEHIHDDTVTDRCCVTPCTSCHPKDFFSHVRDGTNFGTQLGFLWIKEMNSIKDNRQTSVQAGI; from the exons ATGACCACGGTTCTTCTGGACCTAGTCCACGCCTGTTGTCCGGCCTACACCGGATCGGTTCTGCCGGACTTTGAGCCGGACTCGCGTGTTTTCCTCCTGTGTGGGAGTCGGGACTCAAACAGCCACCTGGACCGGACCTGGTCAGGGACCTGGACCGGGACAGTCACGGTCCTGGGCTTTGAGTCCGTGGCGGAGTGTTTATACCGGTTCAAACAGACGTTGGACGAGCTGGACCTGAGCTGCGTACGCGTCCTGACGTCCCCCGCGGGCCATGACGTCATACAGCTGTACCGGGACCAGCTCTTCACGGCCGTCTACACCTTCCACTACACAGTGACGTCACACCTCACCTGTCCGAGAGGCGCTGGCTCCTCCCACAGCGGGGCGTGTCTTCAGGACGTCCACGGGGACGTGTCCACGTTCCTGCAGCAACTTCCCGCGTGGACGGGAGAGGTCAGGGTGCTGAGGTCCACGCTGATCCCAG ACTGCTTCGGCCATGGCTTCAGCACACGCACAGGGGGCGTGTCCTACATCCCGAGTTTGTCCTCGTTGAATCTGTTTAGTAGTTCCAGGAGGAGAGACCCCGTGGCTGTGGTTCAGGAAAACAGACGGCGACTGGCTCACCACGCCGGTTTCCACCCCCGGCCACTACGCATGGTCAAG GTGAACCATGCCAGTGACGTCTGGGTTATGAGCAAAGCTGAGCCAGAGAGCTACGACTCCATAGTGACCAATCAGACGGGGGTCGTTATCACAGCTCCGGGAGCGGACTGCATGCCGCTCCTCTTTGCTGATCCGGTGTCAAAGGTCATTGGTGCCGCTCATGCAG GCTGGAAAGGAACGCTGATGGGTGTTGCTATGGCAACAGTAGATGCCATGGTGAGAGAATACGGTTGCCGGGTGAGCGACATTTTGGTGGCAGTCGGGCCATCAGTCGGAGCGTGTTGTTTCACGCTAGAGCAAGAAGAGGCGCTAAAGTTCAGCTGCATCCACCCAGACTGTGTCCCTGATCCACAATCAGCCAAACCCCACGTCAACATCCGCCTTGCTACCAG ACTCCTCCTCCAGAGAGGCGgggttcaacctgagcacatcCACGACGACACGGTGACAGACAGGTGCTGTGTGACACCGTGCACCTCGTGCCACCCCAAAGACTTCTTCTCCCACGTCAGAGACGGAACCAACTTTGGCACCCAACTGGGTTTTCTGTGGATCAAAGAGATGAACAGCATTAAAGACAACAGACAAACTTCAGTCCAAGCTGGGATTTAA